GCACGGGAGGGGGTATGGAATTGGATCTTGAATCCCAAGATAATCATGCTGTTGATGTGTCAGGGTTGCAGATATCTGATCGCGGTGCTGCAAATGCATTTGCTCCTCGTAAACGTGCCAATACGTCTGGCAGAGTTTCAGTAGAACATCCAAACGGTGAACATCCTTCAAGGACATTATTTGTAAGAAATATCAACAGTAGTGTCGAGGATTCTGAGTTAAGCGCCCTTTTTGAGGTAACGTATACTTTTCTTGTCGAATTCTTATTAGTCTCAACTCATTTAATATCGAGGCTAGCTTGCACTTGCTGACGTGATTTCTACTTGTCACCAGCCCTTTGGGGAGATCAGAAGTTTGTACACTGCATGCAAAAGCAGGGGTTTTGTTATGATATCCTACTATGATATTCGAGCTGCTCATGCCGCAATGCGTGCACTACAGAACACACTCTTACGAAAAAGGACGCTGGACATACACTTTTCCATTCCTAAAGTATGGTCTAGGAGAACTATTCTTGCTTTGAAGTCTCAGTTTTTCTTTAGTACTTTTCTAATCATCAGGTTACTACCACATGATAGGAAAATCCGTCAGAGAAGGATATGAATCAAGGAACTCTTGTGATTTTTAATGTGGACACAACAATATCGAATGATGAGCTCCTTCAGCTGTTCGGTGCTTATGGTGAAATAAGAGAGGTAATTTATGTTTCTTAGGCCAACTTGTATTTTTAAATGTGCATATGCTATGTCTTTACGTCTAAGATAGTCTTCTCTTTGTTTGGTATTTAATGTATCAAATCATCCACTGATTGATTCTTTGTTTGTAAATGCAGATTAGAGAGACCCCGAACAGGAGATTCCACAGGTTCATTGAGTACTATGACGTTAGAGATGCAGAGACAGCCCTGAAAGCACTGAACAGAAGCGAGATAGGTGGTAAATGTATAAAGCTCGAACTTAGCCGCCCTGGAGGGGTTCGTCGACTGTGAGTTGCCTGCACTTTGTATATTTTCAAGAACTGAGTATTCTTATATACACACAGTGCACTGAAACTATATGTATGCAGCTCGGTTCCATCACAAAGTCAACAAGATTTGGACAGACACGAAAATTTCTTCAATCAAGTAGGCTCACAAGTTGCTAATTCCCCACCAGGTAATCTCATAttgatcatttctttttttactccATTGGTTAGCTTGCCTTGTCGGGGATTCATTCAATCTACTTCACAGGTAACTGGCCAATTGGTAGCCCAGTGCAGGGCTCTCCTTCGCATGCCTTTCCAATGCCACATGGTCTAGGAATGGTCAGGCCAGTTAACTCAGATAATATGCCTGGACTTGCTTCAATTCTTCCTGCTCATCCCTCTAGCTTTCATGGGTTTTCACCAGTCAATAATAATGACCAAGGGCTATTGAATCATCCAAACCAAACTATCCTGAACAAGGGTTTGATGCACAACGTTTCCTATGGGCAACCCCATTCATTGCCAGAGCATATAGCAGGGGGGATTTCCAACTCCATGAGGTTTGCTGCTCCACACACCTCAGGATTTGGGACTTCATCTGATCACCGCTATCGCTGGGGAAGCCCTCCTCAGCATATGAATTATCCTGGTTACACTGGaatgtcttcatcatcatcattttctacTGAACGTCCTTTCCCTGTCAGGAGTGGTCTTCCATTTGCTGAGAGACAAGTTTCATTGCTTGGAAAATACCAGCATCATGTGGGCTCTGCTCCCTCAAGCATTCATTTTAATACCCATATGAATCGCTACCCAGGATCAACAGAGATACCCCTTGGATTTGGTGATATGGGAATCAGCAAAAACTACATCAATGCTCATAGAAAACAAGACTTTGGTGTTAGTCTACCGGGAAACTATAGCGAACGGGAATTCACTGGCTTTGGCATGTCTTCAATGCCTACAGTTCCTTTCGGTGGGAGTAGAGGGTTTCAATCAGTAAGGCCTGAATCTTCTGCTGAGCAGGGTAGGATCCATAACCAGGAGACTCACAATCAGAATCAATTCATAGATGGTGGGAGATATCATATTGACTTAGATAAAATTGGTAGTGGAGATGATATGCGGACTACATTAATCATTAAAAACATCCCAAACAAGTAAGCGTTATATTTTGATCTCAATCTAAGATCTTCTTTAAGGTATactttgttatatgttttaacTCTCAAATGCTTTGTTTTATAAGGTATACTTACAAGATGCTGGTGGCTGAAGTTGACGAAAAGCACAAGGGAGACTATGACTTCCTGTGCTTACCTATAGACGTTAAGGTACTATACTGTAAGAGAGTGGACTCATGATGCTTTTGTTTGACCTGAGAACTTACTGACGATCTAGATTTTTCCTGGATACAGAATAAATGCAATATGGGTCACGCTTTTATCAACATGGTGTCTCCATTGCACATCGTTCCCTTCCAACAGGTTTTaccgttttttttcttcactataAGCATGAGGTTGACCATATAAGAAATGTTTGTATTGTATTTATCAAAAGAGAGTAGCTACAGCTATATATAATACCAAACAGAGGAACCTAGGGTTAATGTATTTACAAAGAGATCCCTAAACTTATATACTTCTACTCTTGTACTCTAATAGACCATATGGTAATTTTCGGTTCAGTGGCTTGAGATTGTTATAGTTAACAGATACTCATAATGTGTGTTTCTGCAGACCTTCAATGGTAAAGTATGGGAGAAATTCAACAGTGGGAAAGCTGCTTCATTGGCATATGCAGAGATCCAAGGGAAGTCTGCTCTTGCTTCATACATGCAGACTCCAAGTCATATGAAGGAAGAAAAGCAATTGTTTCCAGAAGTCTCCCACCATGATGAGGGTCAAGACTCCAATGATCACGTAAGTTATTGGATacaaatcctctgtttcttgataaATGGATGCAAAATGCAGTCTCTTTAGAGTCTAAGTCCACCAATTTGAACTTGTATTTATGGATCACACAGGAGCAACTCTTTTCAAGCATTTGGAACATAGCTGTGCCTGATTCAGATTGGTCTTACACAATGGATCTTATCGAGAATCCGAGAGAAAACGGTAACTCCAAGAACGTTGCAGAAGAGTCGTCGTAAAGCCCCACTAGCTGGAAACTCTAACCCACCATCAATGGTAAACTAAGTGTACAGATCTGGCGCAGTTATGGAAGAAACAAATGTACAGTATTAAAGCTTGTTTTTCCCACGGAACAAAGTAACCGGGTTTTAGGGATTACTTCacgccacaaaaaaaaaaacccgatctAAAGACATCCCTATTAGTACATTACGATTTATTCAGAACTTGTCCTTGTCagtaatgtgtatatataacatCCTCTTGCGTGTACATTATCCTTTCCATGTGAAAGACATGATCAGAATTTAGTTGTCCATTACAACAGATTCGTTATATGTCTCTGCCTCAATTCGTTACCATTACAAAACCGTTACACGACTTTATCTCTATGTAGACACCTGTCCATTGTGGATCAATGGCGGATCAGACTCTTCTTCAACCTTTCCAAGCCACCAAACCCACTACCGAAAGCTCAACATCGGAATCAAAATTAAGTATTCTTCTACGGATTTTCACTGTAATTCTCGTTGGAGCAATCTCCTTGTGGGCAAACCATGAGGCTTCAAAAGGTTTCTCCATAAGTATCATCAACGATGCTAAAGATTCTCCTTCCGGTAAAAGATTCGCCCTTTTCTTCGAATCTGATGACACCGCAGTGCGGATTTTGCTTGATACGAGCTAATTTGTAGAGAGGTTTCTCTACGAGGGTGTTCCTCATCGTCTCCGGAAGCCTGTAAACCACGTGACGGTCAGATTCTGTGGAAACAGCAGTGATAAAGTCGACAAGTTTCTGGTAACTTCAGGTGCAAGTCATGGAGAGTATGTGATCAGATTAAGCTCATCGTCTTTAATGGAAAGAAGCAACGCTGTGGAATCTGCATTGCAACGTTCTATGGTTAGGATATGGCTATGGGGAGACGAGTCGGGAGCTTCGCCGGAGCTTGTCGCCGGCATGGTGGAGTATTTGGCCGTGGAGGGACGAAAACGTAGTCATTTTGGTATGTTAGGTGGTGGTCATTGGAAGGATAAGGAGTCTAAGTCTGTGTCTGTGGTTAGCTTCTTGGATTACTGTGAACGACGTAGCGAAGGGTTCATCCGACGGCTGAACCATGGGATGAGACTTAGGTGGAATGATCGGACGGTGGATCTTGCTTCGAGTGGTGCGTGTGATTCACGTAACGATGTGTTGCGTGAGCTTAAGATGGACGACAGTGGGATTGATTATTGAGAGACGAACATGATTGGTTCTCGTATTGTCGTGATGCACACATGGTTTCCACGTCATtatttatgtgtatataattcaacttctttaaaattttatcggaaaattgatattttctttctctcgaGTGAATACAAGTTTAACAGTGATGAAGTTTACATATGTTTGGTGACTTTGGTCTTGTTGATTAATCATTATTGGAGCAAAATATTGGTGAGTGGAAACTTCTGATTTTGTTAGTACTATCAAATAGACCAAGTTTTTGTCCAACAAGAGAGTtgtacttgtaagttgtaagaATAGGATTAGGGGGACATAGGgacctatatataatatttttatgagCTAGTAATTTGCAGTGTCAGTATCAAAAGGTCATAGTCACACTAATCAAGGTTTAATTTAGTATTGCAGACTAATCAAAGGTTTTGACCTcatcaaatacattggattagATTTCTTTATGTTAAGTTCAAATATCTTTCggttcaaaattataaaatttctcaaattagTCATCTTAAGGAAAATGAAGGCAGAATTACCTAGTCAAATGTTACTCTTTCTGAATGTATGACTAATGCATATTTGGGCTATTTGAGTTGGTTCATGTCGTTCAAGaagtttaaataaaacaaaaagtaataaaagttTGACCATTGAGTTACAGAGTAGCATATGTTTTCATTCTTGCTAATTTCTCACTTATTAGCAGGCCTAGCTAGCTTTGAGAACATTCCTAAAAAGGTTGAGATTATGCTTCTTTTGGCACACACATTATAGTTTCACTGCAATCAAAATTAGGTTgatgattaaaattttgagattagTCGTATGTTTCCTTATTGGAGTTTGATCTTGTAGTAGAGAGAGTTGTAGCAGAGTTTGATCTTTTAAGCTAAGTCTCATACTCATCTATGTCTAAGCCAACATATATAAACCGGATTTAACCGACTAAATCTGTTAGGGAGAAGAAACCGAAATTTGGTTTttggcttatatatatatatatataattgaattaaaCCTCAATTCCTTTGAAAAGTTCACTCAGTTCAACTCTCGATTTATGATGCAAGACCATGTTAACAAATAACAATCATGCTCTTTTATAATCTCGTAGATTGTTTCCCAAAGGtcaaaaactaagaaaatagaaaggAACATTAGCGTATTTATAAAATACGACAAGTCGAGTTAATATgcctttaatttaatttgagttACAATTTACACTAAGGCAGAAATCTTTGTACATTCTCAAAGACTAAGGAAGtgggaaaaaaagagagaaagattggGTTAATAAATTCTCTTTAAACCGGTTTTAACAGATTTAAAACTGAATCGGAGAAAAATAAACCGGTTATGGTTATTTGGCTatataaacagagaaacaaagatTGAATAAAAAATCGCAATTCATGTGAAAGATTGAAAAGATTCTCTTTATTctcaagtttctttttttttaatctctctctggTCTTCTCTTTCAAACTAAACTCCATGACTACTACTAACGTCGCCGTTTCTAACCGCGACAAACGCCACAAACCACCGCAAGAAACCAACCAACCACCAATGTCGTCGCCGTCATCGTTTACGTCACTGCCACGCGACCTCGTTTTGAACATCTTAGTCCGCCTACCAAAACGGTTATACCCAATCCTCTGTTGCGTCTCCAAGAACTTGCGTAGTCTTGTTCTCTCGGATGAGATTCAAGAAACTCGATCTTCCCTCGGAAAAGATTCTCTTTATGTCTGCGTCAAGGACGGaactatagatgaagaaaatatttttacctATACGTATCACTGCCACTGGTTCAATCTCCGCAGGGTTGAGAAAAGTAACACTGAGAATGTCTTCGTCTCCGTCGATTTCTCTTTCCTTCCGGAGCATTGTCGTCGCTCTACTTCCGTCGTCGCCTATGGTCCTGAGATGTTCTTCATTCCCGGAACTAATCATTACTCAACAAGCTTTAGGATCTTTGACACCCAATCTGGAAATGTTCGTCAAGGACCTAGTTTGCTAGCCTATCGAACGTACAATTGCGTAGCACTAGTCGGGGGTAAGATCTATGTGATCGGAGGATGCATAGAAGGCGATCCTATAGCGGAAAGCTTTAATCTAAAGACGGAAGCTTGGGAACCAGCTCTGTGTCCCCATGACGAAGAGAGTCGCATATGGATCNCCAATCCTCTGTTGCGTCTCCAAGAACTTGCGTAGTCTTGTTCTCTCGGATGAGATTCAAGAAACTCGATCTTCCCTCGGAAAAGATTCTCTTTATGTCTGCGTCAAGGACGGaactatagatgaagaaaatatttttacctATACGTATCACTGCCACTGGTTCAATCTCCGCAGGGTTGAGAAAAGTAACACTGAGAATGTCTTCGTCTCCGTCGATTTCTCTTTCCTTCCGGAGCATTGTCGTCGCTCTACTTCCGTCGTCGCCTATGGTCCTGAGATGTTCTTCATTCCCGGAACTAATCATTACTCAACAAGCTTTAGGATCTTTGACACCCAATCTGGAAATGTTCGTCAAGGACCTAGTTTGCTAGCCTATCGAACGTACAATTGCGTAGCACTAGTCGGGGGTAAGATCTATGTGATCGGAGGATGCATAGAAGGCGATCCTATAGCGGAAAGCTTTAATCTAAAGACGGAAGCTTGGGAACCAGCTCTGTGTCCCCATGACGAAGAGAGTCGCATATGGATCCATGGGATAGGTGCTCCACTAGACAGAAAGGTTTGTGCTGTAAGCTTAGTCCAAGGCCTGACATGTTACGATACTAGAGATGGTTCTTGTGAGTCATCTGAGTTGCCTTTTGGAATATGGTGGAAGTCAGGAGTTTGCGTTATAGACAATGTGCTCTACGTTTACTTCTCTAGTTACGGTTTAATGTGGTATGACACTGAACTGAGGCTATGGAGAgtggtttatgatttggatCTTGGCAAACCTCAAGGCGTTGCAATGGCTGAATACTATGGGAAGTTGGCGTTTCTATGGGAGAAACCAAGTCTTCTTTTTCGTGGAAGCAAAGAGATTTGGTGTAGAATGATTGGCTTGGCTAGGAGTGAAGAAGGATTCAATGGAGCTGCAGAACCGTCTCAACTTCTCCGGATTGTTCCTCGCACCTTTAGTTTTCACCATTGTCTGTCGGTTGGTTGAACTCGAGATCTATTGTTGACAATAAATGTTTAGTACTCTCTTTGGTGTAGAATGATTGTTTTGGATAGGAGTGAAGTAAGGATTCATTAGACTGTAGAACCATCTCAACTTCTCGGTGTTGTTCCTCGAGTCGAGGCTTAATAGATTGCAGCATTATTGTCTTTCTCTTTAGGTTGATACTTGATTGTAAATGATGATATTTTCGTTACTCATTTGATTAAGTTTCAATACAGTTTGCATGTAGTCTCCAGGATTATGAATGTGCTGCTGCACTTAGCAAGTTTTGTGTGATTGTATTTTCACT
The Camelina sativa cultivar DH55 chromosome 6, Cs, whole genome shotgun sequence genome window above contains:
- the LOC104793218 gene encoding protein MEI2-like 2 isoform X1, which gives rise to MVSSIIAVAEGKKMELEPKESLSADMPSLLSRSSETFIGGTRYRSASDLSMFSSSLPTLFHDKLNMTDSDSWLSFDDNSPILNKLAIGNSEKDSLEDVEPDSFLPEDENELLPGLIDELNFTGLPDELEDLEECDVFCTGGGMELDLESQDNHAVDVSGLQISDRGAANAFAPRKRANTSGRVSVEHPNGEHPSRTLFVRNINSSVEDSELSALFEPFGEIRSLYTACKSRGFVMISYYDIRAAHAAMRALQNTLLRKRTLDIHFSIPKENPSEKDMNQGTLVIFNVDTTISNDELLQLFGAYGEIREIRETPNRRFHRFIEYYDVRDAETALKALNRSEIGGKCIKLELSRPGGVRRLSVPSQSQQDLDRHENFFNQVGSQVANSPPGNWPIGSPVQGSPSHAFPMPHGLGMVRPVNSDNMPGLASILPAHPSSFHGFSPVNNNDQGLLNHPNQTILNKGLMHNVSYGQPHSLPEHIAGGISNSMRFAAPHTSGFGTSSDHRYRWGSPPQHMNYPGYTGMSSSSSFSTERPFPVRSGLPFAERQVSLLGKYQHHVGSAPSSIHFNTHMNRYPGSTEIPLGFGDMGISKNYINAHRKQDFGVSLPGNYSEREFTGFGMSSMPTVPFGGSRGFQSVRPESSAEQGRIHNQETHNQNQFIDGGRYHIDLDKIGSGDDMRTTLIIKNIPNKYTYKMLVAEVDEKHKGDYDFLCLPIDVKNKCNMGHAFINMVSPLHIVPFQQTFNGKVWEKFNSGKAASLAYAEIQGKSALASYMQTPSHMKEEKQLFPEVSHHDEGQDSNDHEQLFSSIWNIAVPDSDWSYTMDLIENPRENGNSKNVAEESS
- the LOC104793218 gene encoding protein MEI2-like 2 isoform X2; its protein translation is MELEPKESLSADMPSLLSRSSETFIGGTRYRSASDLSMFSSSLPTLFHDKLNMTDSDSWLSFDDNSPILNKLAIGNSEKDSLEDVEPDSFLPEDENELLPGLIDELNFTGLPDELEDLEECDVFCTGGGMELDLESQDNHAVDVSGLQISDRGAANAFAPRKRANTSGRVSVEHPNGEHPSRTLFVRNINSSVEDSELSALFEPFGEIRSLYTACKSRGFVMISYYDIRAAHAAMRALQNTLLRKRTLDIHFSIPKENPSEKDMNQGTLVIFNVDTTISNDELLQLFGAYGEIREIRETPNRRFHRFIEYYDVRDAETALKALNRSEIGGKCIKLELSRPGGVRRLSVPSQSQQDLDRHENFFNQVGSQVANSPPGNWPIGSPVQGSPSHAFPMPHGLGMVRPVNSDNMPGLASILPAHPSSFHGFSPVNNNDQGLLNHPNQTILNKGLMHNVSYGQPHSLPEHIAGGISNSMRFAAPHTSGFGTSSDHRYRWGSPPQHMNYPGYTGMSSSSSFSTERPFPVRSGLPFAERQVSLLGKYQHHVGSAPSSIHFNTHMNRYPGSTEIPLGFGDMGISKNYINAHRKQDFGVSLPGNYSEREFTGFGMSSMPTVPFGGSRGFQSVRPESSAEQGRIHNQETHNQNQFIDGGRYHIDLDKIGSGDDMRTTLIIKNIPNKYTYKMLVAEVDEKHKGDYDFLCLPIDVKNKCNMGHAFINMVSPLHIVPFQQTFNGKVWEKFNSGKAASLAYAEIQGKSALASYMQTPSHMKEEKQLFPEVSHHDEGQDSNDHEQLFSSIWNIAVPDSDWSYTMDLIENPRENGNSKNVAEESS
- the LOC109133381 gene encoding F-box/kelch-repeat protein At2g44700-like, producing the protein MTTTNVAVSNRDKRHKPPQETNQPPMSSPSSFTSLPRDLVLNILVRLPKRLYPILCCVSKNLRSLVLSDEIQETRSSLGKDSLYVCVKDGTIDEENIFTYTYHCHWFNLRRVEKSNTENVFVSVDFSFLPEHCRRSTSVVAYGPEMFFIPGTNHYSTSFRIFDTQSGNLCVPMTKRVAYGSPILCCVSKNLRSLVLSDEIQETRSSLGKDSLYVCVKDGTIDEENIFTYTYHCHWFNLRRVEKSNTENVFVSVDFSFLPEHCRRSTSVVAYGPEMFFIPGTNHYSTSFRIFDTQSGNVRQGPSLLAYRTYNCVALVGGKIYVIGGCIEGDPIAESFNLKTEAWEPALCPHDEESRIWIHGIGAPLDRKVCAVSLVQGLTCYDTRDGSCESSELPFGIWWKSGVCVIDNVLYVYFSSYGLMWYDTELRLWRVVYDLDLGKPQGVAMAEYYGKLAFLWEKPSLLFRGSKEIWCRMIGLARSEEGFNGAAEPSQLLRIVPRTFSFHHCLSVG